From one bacterium Scap17 genomic stretch:
- the groL gene encoding chaperonin GroEL yields MAAKDVRFSDDARKRMARGVNVLADAVKTTLGPKGRNVVLEKSFGAPTVTKDGVSVAKEIELKDRFENMGAQMVKEVASKTSDVAGDGTTTATVLAQSIVNEGLKGVTAGMNPMDLKRGIDKAVIEAVKAVRELSVPCTDTKAIAQVGTISANGDSRIGEIIAEAMEKVGKEGVITVDEGRGFEDELEVVEGMQFDRGYLSPYFVTNQDTMAVELEDPYILLVDKKISNIRELLPVLEGVAKSGKPLAIIAEDIEGEALATLVVNTMRGIVKVAAVKAPGFGDRRKAMLQDIAILTGGTVISEEVGLNLEQANLDHLGTAKRVTMSKENTTIIDGAGNEGDIEARVAQIRAQIEETSSDYDREKLQERVAKLAGGVAVIRVGAATEVEMKEKKARVEDALHSTRAAVEEGVVPGGGTALVRVLGQLADLKGDNEDQTHGIAIALRAMEAPLRQIVTNAGEEASVVLNNVKAGEGNYGYNASTGIYGDMFEMGVLDPAKVTRSALQSAASIGGLMITTECMIAEDPEDKEAAGGGDMGGMGGMGGMGGMM; encoded by the coding sequence ATGGCTGCAAAAGACGTTCGTTTCTCCGATGATGCACGCAAGCGCATGGCGCGTGGTGTCAATGTCCTGGCCGACGCGGTCAAGACTACCCTCGGCCCGAAAGGCCGTAACGTGGTACTGGAAAAATCCTTCGGCGCTCCGACCGTCACCAAGGACGGCGTTTCCGTCGCCAAGGAAATCGAACTGAAGGACCGCTTCGAGAACATGGGCGCCCAGATGGTCAAGGAAGTCGCTTCCAAGACGTCTGACGTGGCTGGCGACGGCACCACCACCGCCACCGTGCTGGCTCAGTCCATCGTCAACGAAGGCCTGAAGGGCGTGACCGCGGGCATGAACCCGATGGACCTGAAGCGCGGTATCGACAAGGCCGTCATCGAAGCCGTCAAGGCCGTGCGTGAGCTGTCCGTGCCGTGCACCGACACCAAGGCCATCGCTCAGGTCGGCACCATCTCCGCCAATGGCGACTCTCGCATCGGCGAGATCATCGCGGAAGCGATGGAGAAGGTCGGCAAGGAAGGCGTCATCACCGTCGATGAAGGTCGTGGCTTCGAAGACGAGCTGGAAGTGGTCGAAGGCATGCAGTTCGATCGCGGCTACCTGTCTCCGTACTTCGTCACCAACCAGGACACCATGGCGGTCGAACTCGAAGACCCGTACATCCTGCTGGTCGACAAGAAGATCTCCAACATCCGCGAACTGCTGCCGGTGCTGGAAGGCGTTGCCAAGTCCGGCAAGCCGCTGGCGATCATCGCCGAAGACATCGAAGGCGAAGCGCTGGCGACTCTGGTCGTCAACACCATGCGCGGTATCGTCAAGGTCGCTGCCGTCAAGGCACCGGGCTTCGGTGACCGTCGCAAGGCCATGCTGCAGGACATCGCCATCCTGACCGGTGGCACCGTGATTTCCGAAGAAGTCGGCCTCAACCTCGAACAGGCCAACCTGGACCACCTGGGCACCGCCAAGCGCGTGACCATGTCCAAGGAAAACACCACCATCATCGATGGCGCCGGCAACGAAGGCGATATCGAAGCACGCGTTGCCCAGATTCGCGCTCAGATCGAGGAAACCTCCTCTGATTACGACCGCGAGAAGCTGCAGGAACGTGTCGCCAAGCTGGCCGGCGGCGTTGCCGTCATCCGCGTCGGTGCTGCCACCGAAGTCGAGATGAAAGAGAAGAAGGCTCGCGTCGAAGACGCCCTGCACTCCACTCGTGCAGCCGTCGAGGAAGGCGTCGTGCCTGGTGGTGGTACTGCCCTGGTTCGCGTGCTGGGCCAGCTGGCCGACCTGAAAGGCGACAACGAAGATCAGACTCACGGTATCGCCATCGCACTGCGTGCCATGGAAGCGCCGCTGCGTCAGATCGTCACCAACGCCGGTGAAGAAGCCTCTGTCGTGCTCAACAACGTCAAGGCTGGCGAAGGCAACTACGGTTACAACGCCTCTACCGGCATCTATGGCGACATGTTCGAGATGGGCGTGCTGGACCCGGCCAAGGTGACCCGCTCTGCACTGCAGTCTGCGGCCTCCATCGGCGGCCTGATGATCACCACCGAATGCATGATCGCTGAAGATCCGGAAGACAAGGAAGCTGCCGGCGGCGGCGACATGGGTGGTATGGGCGGCATGGGTGGCATGGGCGGCATGATGTAA
- a CDS encoding RNA methyltransferase: MTDTPAASPTTSALDNVRVVLVQTFHPGNIGATARAILTMGIKDLVLVNPRCFPDEEATRMASGAAELLENAHVVERLEDAVNDCQLVIGASARLRSVPLPHFDEPREMAAHAMDIARDGKVALVFGRERFGLTNEEIACCTHQVSIPTNPDYGILNVSQAAQVLAHECRSAWRLTLDKPQEAPVARREDDQLPTREQLGYFHEHLGRALQGSGFLNQPHSQTEERLRALFARAEPTRRELSILRGMLSNLERQTAAANAGTASEQSDHEAT, translated from the coding sequence ATGACTGACACCCCCGCCGCTTCTCCGACCACTAGTGCCCTCGACAATGTGCGTGTCGTGCTGGTGCAGACCTTCCACCCCGGCAATATCGGCGCCACCGCTCGCGCCATCCTGACCATGGGCATCAAGGACCTGGTGCTGGTCAATCCGCGCTGCTTCCCCGATGAGGAAGCGACGCGCATGGCCAGCGGCGCCGCGGAGCTGCTGGAAAATGCACACGTAGTCGAGCGCCTGGAAGACGCCGTCAATGACTGCCAGCTGGTCATCGGGGCCAGCGCTCGCCTGCGCAGCGTCCCACTGCCCCACTTCGATGAGCCACGCGAGATGGCGGCCCACGCCATGGATATCGCGCGCGATGGCAAGGTGGCGCTGGTATTCGGCCGCGAACGCTTCGGACTGACCAACGAGGAGATCGCCTGCTGCACCCATCAGGTGTCGATCCCCACCAACCCGGACTACGGCATCCTCAACGTCTCACAGGCCGCCCAGGTGCTGGCGCACGAGTGCCGCAGTGCATGGCGCCTGACACTCGACAAGCCTCAGGAGGCGCCTGTCGCGCGCCGTGAGGACGACCAGTTGCCGACCCGCGAACAGCTCGGCTACTTCCATGAGCATCTTGGTCGCGCCCTGCAGGGCTCCGGCTTCCTCAACCAGCCCCACTCCCAGACAGAAGAGCGGCTGCGCGCCCTGTTCGCGCGTGCCGAGCCGACACGCCGCGAGCTCTCCATCCTGCGCGGCATGCTGTCCAATCTTGAGCGCCAGACGGCAGCGGCCAACGCTGGCACAGCCAGCGAGCAGAGCGATCACGAGGCGACCTGA
- a CDS encoding 30S ribosomal protein S1 encodes MSESFADLFEQSLQDINMEPGAIVSATIVDIDGDWITVNAGLKSEGQIPSEQFRDESGQLSISVGDEVMVALEAVEDGFGETRLSREKAKRAEAWKELEAAFEKDEIVKGVINGKVKGGFTVDINTIRAFLPGSLVDVRPVRDTAHLENKELDFKVIKLDAKRNNVVVSRRAVLEAENSAEREALLATLQEGQQIQGIVKNLTDYGAFVDLGGVDGLLHITDMAWKRIKHPSEIVAVGDEINVKVLKFDRERNRVSLGLKQLGEDPWVNIKARYPEGAKINARVTNLTDYGCFAELEEGVEGLVHVSEMDWTNKNIHPSKVVNVGDDVEVMILDIDEERRRISLGIKQCTTNPWEDFSGKHNKGDRVSGTIKSITDFGIFIGLEGGIDGLVHLSDISWNEAGEEAVRRYKKGEEAEAVILSIDPERERISLGIKQLESDPVSEYLAVNDKGAVVSGRVVDIDAKEVQVELATDVIAILKASEISADRVEDARNVLSVGDAVEAKIVGVDRKSRLINLSVKSKDQVEAPRGQAAKPRTQEVESNGPTTIGDLIKQQLGQE; translated from the coding sequence ATGAGCGAGAGCTTTGCTGATTTATTTGAACAGTCACTCCAGGACATCAACATGGAGCCGGGCGCAATCGTGTCCGCTACCATCGTGGATATCGATGGCGACTGGATCACTGTCAATGCCGGTCTGAAGTCTGAAGGTCAGATTCCGTCTGAACAGTTCCGTGACGAAAGTGGCCAGCTGTCCATCAGCGTCGGCGACGAAGTCATGGTTGCACTGGAAGCCGTGGAAGATGGCTTCGGTGAGACCCGCCTGTCCCGCGAGAAGGCCAAGCGTGCTGAAGCGTGGAAAGAGCTGGAAGCTGCCTTCGAGAAGGACGAGATCGTCAAGGGCGTGATCAACGGCAAGGTCAAAGGTGGCTTTACCGTCGACATCAACACCATCCGTGCCTTCCTGCCGGGTTCTCTGGTCGATGTCCGCCCTGTGCGCGACACCGCCCACCTCGAGAACAAGGAACTGGACTTCAAGGTCATCAAGCTCGACGCCAAGCGCAACAACGTTGTCGTGTCTCGTCGTGCCGTCCTCGAAGCCGAGAACAGCGCTGAGCGTGAAGCCCTCCTGGCCACTCTGCAGGAAGGTCAGCAGATTCAGGGTATCGTCAAGAACCTGACCGACTACGGCGCCTTCGTCGACCTCGGCGGCGTTGACGGCCTGCTGCACATCACCGACATGGCATGGAAGCGTATCAAGCATCCATCCGAGATCGTTGCTGTCGGCGACGAGATCAATGTCAAGGTGCTGAAGTTCGACCGCGAGCGCAACCGTGTGTCTCTGGGTCTCAAGCAGCTGGGCGAAGATCCGTGGGTCAACATCAAGGCTCGCTACCCGGAAGGCGCCAAGATCAACGCACGCGTCACCAACCTCACCGACTACGGCTGCTTCGCCGAGCTGGAAGAGGGCGTCGAAGGTCTGGTCCACGTGTCCGAAATGGACTGGACCAACAAGAACATCCACCCGTCCAAGGTCGTCAATGTCGGCGATGACGTGGAAGTGATGATTCTGGACATCGACGAAGAGCGTCGTCGTATCTCCCTGGGTATCAAGCAGTGCACCACCAACCCGTGGGAAGACTTCAGCGGCAAGCACAACAAGGGTGACCGCGTCTCCGGTACCATCAAGTCAATCACTGACTTCGGTATCTTCATCGGTCTGGAAGGCGGCATCGACGGCCTGGTTCACCTCTCCGACATTTCCTGGAACGAAGCTGGCGAAGAAGCCGTGCGTCGTTACAAGAAGGGCGAAGAAGCTGAAGCGGTCATCCTGTCCATCGATCCGGAACGTGAGCGCATCTCTCTGGGCATCAAGCAGCTCGAGAGCGATCCGGTCTCCGAGTACCTGGCCGTCAACGACAAGGGCGCTGTCGTGTCCGGTCGCGTTGTCGACATCGATGCCAAGGAAGTTCAGGTAGAGCTGGCAACTGACGTCATTGCTATCCTGAAGGCTTCTGAAATCAGCGCTGACCGTGTCGAAGACGCACGCAACGTCCTGAGCGTCGGCGATGCTGTCGAAGCCAAGATCGTCGGTGTGGATCGCAAGAGCCGCCTGATCAACCTGTCCGTCAAGTCCAAGGACCAGGTTGAAGCTCCGCGTGGCCAGGCTGCCAAGCCGCGCACCCAGGAAGTCGAGAGCAACGGCCCGACTACCATCGGTGATCTGATCAAGCAGCAGCTGGGTCAGGAGTGA
- a CDS encoding (d)CMP kinase gives MSGEATPHHSQICDAPVLTLDGPGGAGKGTISRLVAASLGWHLLDSGALYRLTALAAERHGVALEDEDAVATIAEYLDVQFDAEGDATSVILEGEDVTRDIRLESVGNNASIIAAQPRVRTALLARQRAFARAPGLVADGRDMGTVVFTAAPLKIFLTASAEERARRRHAQLQEAGVDANISSLLTEIQARDARDMGRAVAPLKPADDGVILDTTDLDIDQVIERIQQLLVEYGLVAAR, from the coding sequence ATGAGCGGGGAAGCGACACCTCATCACAGCCAGATCTGCGACGCGCCGGTGTTGACCCTTGATGGCCCCGGCGGGGCAGGCAAGGGCACCATCAGTCGTCTGGTCGCGGCGAGCCTTGGCTGGCATCTGCTGGATTCCGGTGCGCTGTATCGCCTGACGGCACTGGCCGCCGAGCGTCATGGCGTAGCGCTGGAAGACGAGGACGCCGTGGCGACCATCGCCGAGTACCTCGATGTGCAGTTCGATGCCGAAGGCGACGCCACCAGCGTGATTCTGGAAGGCGAGGATGTCACCCGTGACATCCGTCTCGAGTCGGTCGGCAACAATGCTTCCATCATCGCGGCCCAGCCGCGCGTGCGGACTGCACTGCTGGCGCGCCAGCGTGCCTTTGCGCGTGCGCCGGGCCTGGTGGCCGATGGTCGCGACATGGGCACGGTGGTCTTCACCGCTGCGCCGCTCAAGATCTTCCTGACGGCGAGCGCCGAGGAACGTGCGCGTCGTCGTCATGCCCAGTTGCAGGAAGCGGGTGTCGATGCTAATATTTCGAGCCTTTTGACAGAAATACAGGCGCGCGATGCGCGTGACATGGGCCGGGCAGTCGCCCCGCTCAAGCCTGCAGACGACGGCGTGATTCTCGATACGACAGATCTCGACATCGACCAGGTGATCGAACGCATCCAGCAGCTGCTGGTCGAATACGGCCTGGTAGCAGCGCGCTGA
- a CDS encoding bifunctional prephenate dehydrogenase/3-phosphoshikimate 1-carboxyvinyltransferase produces MAGERRILLVGLGLIGGSLAAALRAAGHRGEILACDRDSNEICLGQRMGLIDGGSTQLAALVPGASLIVLCVPVMAMQGVMAELAPLLEDDAVITDVGSTKGAIRDAALGVFGRMPPNLVLGHPIAGSEKSGVAASNPELYRDHKVILTPEPDSDAEAVARVAAMWSVCGAQLLSMSVARHDEVLARTSHLPHLLAFSLVDSLARQDERLEIFRYAAGGFRDFTRIAGSDPVMWRDVYLANRDAVLEALDEFEAGVARVRAAVTAGDGEAMLGIFTRASHARHYFNTLLKQTSYQTMEQQNVRYRALPGGQVQGRIRVPGDKSMSHRSIMLGALATGVTEVEGFLEGEDSLATLQAFRDMGVVIEGPHQGRVTIHGVGLNGLKQPPGPLYVGNSGTAMRLFAGLLAGQAFDTELTGDASLTKRPMDRVANPLREMGAVIDTADNGRPPLRIHGGQPLKGIRYEMPMASAQVKSCLLLAGLYAEGETRAIEPAPTRDHTERMLNGFGYKVEREGAEAWLTGGGSLEACPIDVPADISSATFFLVAAAITPGSDLVLEHVGINPTRIGVINILKAMGADLSVTNEREVGGEPVADLHIRYAPLKGIDIPEDQVPLAIDEFPALFIAAANAEGMTRLRGAEELRVKESDRIQVMADGLAQIGVEHEVVADGIDIRGGAYGGGLVDSHGDHRIAMAFSVAALRAQGEILIDDCANVATSFPNFVALAAEVGMQVENLGAVAPGQEAS; encoded by the coding sequence CTGGCCGGCGAGCGGCGTATCCTGCTGGTCGGGCTGGGCTTGATCGGTGGCTCGCTGGCGGCGGCATTGCGCGCGGCGGGCCATCGCGGCGAGATTCTCGCCTGTGATCGTGACTCCAACGAGATCTGCCTCGGTCAGCGCATGGGGCTGATCGACGGTGGCAGCACGCAACTGGCGGCGCTGGTACCGGGTGCCTCGCTGATCGTGCTGTGCGTGCCGGTGATGGCGATGCAGGGCGTGATGGCCGAACTGGCGCCGTTGCTGGAGGATGACGCCGTCATCACCGATGTCGGCAGCACCAAGGGCGCGATCCGCGATGCGGCGCTTGGCGTCTTCGGTCGCATGCCGCCGAATCTGGTGCTCGGTCACCCGATCGCCGGGTCCGAGAAGAGCGGTGTCGCGGCGTCCAATCCCGAGCTCTATCGCGATCACAAGGTGATCCTGACGCCGGAGCCGGACAGCGATGCCGAGGCCGTGGCACGCGTGGCGGCCATGTGGTCGGTATGTGGTGCCCAGCTTCTGAGCATGAGCGTGGCGCGCCACGATGAAGTGCTGGCGCGCACCAGCCATCTGCCGCACCTGCTGGCGTTCTCGCTGGTCGACAGCCTGGCGCGCCAGGATGAGCGGTTGGAGATCTTCCGCTACGCGGCGGGCGGTTTCCGTGATTTCACGCGCATCGCCGGCAGTGATCCGGTGATGTGGCGCGACGTCTATCTGGCCAACCGCGATGCGGTGCTGGAGGCGTTGGACGAATTCGAGGCCGGGGTGGCGCGGGTGCGCGCTGCCGTGACCGCGGGCGATGGTGAGGCGATGCTGGGGATCTTCACCCGCGCAAGCCACGCCCGACACTACTTCAATACCCTATTGAAACAGACGAGTTATCAGACCATGGAACAGCAGAACGTGCGGTACCGTGCACTGCCGGGTGGGCAGGTTCAGGGGCGCATTCGTGTGCCGGGCGACAAGTCCATGTCGCATCGCTCCATCATGCTGGGCGCCTTGGCGACCGGCGTGACCGAAGTCGAAGGCTTCCTGGAAGGGGAAGACAGCCTGGCCACGCTGCAGGCCTTCCGCGACATGGGCGTCGTCATCGAAGGCCCGCATCAGGGGCGTGTCACCATCCACGGTGTGGGTCTCAACGGCCTGAAGCAGCCGCCGGGCCCGCTGTATGTCGGCAACTCCGGCACCGCGATGCGCCTGTTCGCCGGTCTGCTGGCCGGTCAGGCCTTCGATACCGAGCTGACCGGTGATGCCTCGCTGACCAAGCGTCCGATGGACCGCGTCGCCAATCCGCTGCGCGAGATGGGCGCGGTGATCGATACCGCAGACAACGGCCGTCCGCCGCTGCGTATCCACGGTGGTCAGCCGCTCAAGGGCATCCGTTACGAGATGCCGATGGCGTCCGCGCAGGTCAAGTCGTGCCTGCTGCTGGCCGGTCTCTACGCCGAAGGCGAGACACGTGCCATCGAGCCGGCGCCGACGCGTGACCACACCGAGCGCATGCTCAATGGCTTCGGCTACAAGGTCGAGCGCGAGGGCGCCGAGGCGTGGCTGACCGGTGGCGGCAGCCTCGAAGCCTGCCCGATCGACGTGCCGGCCGACATCTCCTCCGCGACCTTCTTCCTGGTCGCCGCGGCCATCACGCCGGGCTCCGATCTGGTGCTGGAGCACGTCGGCATCAACCCGACGCGCATCGGTGTGATCAACATCCTCAAGGCGATGGGGGCCGACCTGAGCGTCACCAATGAGCGCGAAGTCGGCGGCGAGCCGGTGGCAGACCTGCACATCCGTTATGCGCCGCTCAAGGGCATCGACATTCCGGAAGACCAGGTGCCGCTGGCCATCGACGAATTCCCGGCACTGTTCATCGCCGCCGCCAACGCCGAGGGCATGACCCGCCTACGTGGCGCCGAGGAACTGCGCGTCAAGGAATCCGACCGCATCCAGGTGATGGCAGATGGCCTGGCGCAGATCGGCGTCGAGCACGAAGTGGTCGCGGACGGTATCGACATCCGTGGTGGCGCCTACGGCGGCGGCCTGGTCGACAGCCACGGCGATCACCGCATCGCGATGGCCTTCAGTGTCGCGGCGCTGCGCGCCCAGGGCGAGATCCTGATCGACGACTGCGCCAATGTCGCGACCTCCTTCCCGAACTTCGTGGCGCTGGCCGCTGAAGTCGGCATGCAGGTCGAGAACCTTGGTGCCGTGGCACCCGGCCAGGAGGCTTCATGA
- the pheA gene encoding prephenate dehydratase, with protein sequence MSDSKESPASQAAGKAVTLDDLRQRIDAIDNELLNLISERAGCAQQVAEVKLAAGDVGEDGQVQFYRPEREAQVLRRIMANNPGPLKGEEMARLFREIMSACLALEQPIRLAYLGPEGTFTQQAALKHFGDSAVTKPMAAIDEVFREVEAGAVQYGVVPVENSTEGVINHTLDSFMGSQLKISGEVVLRIHHHLLVGPNTRREKISRIYSHAQSLAQCRKWLDAHFPHAERIAVSSNAEAARQVRTEWHSAAIAGDMAAKLYELEKVEEKIEDSPDNSTRFLIIGDSSVPASGDDKTSIVVAMRNQPGALHDLLAPFHRHQIDLTRVETRPSRSGAWNYVFFIDFRGHRDDPLITTTLEELRQCAADVKVLGSYPVGVL encoded by the coding sequence ATGTCGGATTCCAAGGAGAGCCCTGCGTCGCAGGCGGCGGGCAAGGCGGTGACGCTGGACGACCTGCGTCAGCGCATCGACGCCATCGACAATGAGCTGCTGAACCTGATCAGCGAGCGCGCGGGCTGCGCGCAGCAGGTTGCCGAGGTCAAGCTGGCAGCCGGTGACGTGGGCGAGGACGGCCAGGTGCAGTTCTACCGTCCGGAGCGCGAAGCCCAGGTGTTGCGCCGTATCATGGCCAACAACCCCGGCCCGCTGAAAGGCGAGGAGATGGCGCGTCTGTTCCGCGAGATCATGTCCGCCTGTCTGGCGCTGGAACAGCCGATCCGCCTGGCCTATCTCGGTCCGGAAGGCACCTTCACCCAGCAGGCCGCGCTCAAGCACTTCGGTGACAGCGCGGTGACCAAGCCGATGGCGGCCATCGACGAGGTGTTCCGCGAAGTCGAGGCCGGCGCGGTGCAGTATGGTGTGGTGCCGGTGGAGAACTCCACCGAGGGCGTCATCAACCACACGCTGGATTCGTTCATGGGCTCGCAGCTCAAGATCTCCGGCGAAGTGGTGCTGCGCATTCATCATCACCTGCTGGTGGGCCCGAATACGCGTCGCGAGAAGATCTCGCGCATCTATTCCCACGCCCAGTCGCTGGCCCAGTGCCGCAAGTGGCTGGATGCCCACTTCCCGCACGCCGAGCGCATCGCGGTGTCCTCGAATGCCGAGGCCGCGCGTCAGGTGCGCACCGAGTGGCACAGTGCGGCGATTGCCGGTGACATGGCGGCCAAGCTCTATGAGCTGGAGAAGGTCGAGGAGAAGATCGAGGACAGCCCCGACAACTCCACGCGCTTCCTGATCATCGGTGACAGCTCGGTGCCGGCGTCCGGCGATGACAAGACCTCCATCGTGGTGGCGATGCGCAACCAGCCGGGGGCACTGCACGACCTGCTGGCGCCGTTCCACCGTCACCAGATCGATCTGACCCGCGTCGAGACGCGCCCTTCACGTTCCGGTGCCTGGAACTATGTCTTCTTCATCGACTTCCGTGGCCACCGCGATGACCCGCTCATCACGACGACGCTGGAAGAGCTGCGTCAGTGCGCGGCGGACGTCAAGGTGCTTGGGTCCTACCCGGTCGGTGTGCTGTGA
- the serC gene encoding 3-phosphoserine/phosphohydroxythreonine transaminase, whose product MTRKFNFCAGPAALPTAVLERARAEMLDYQGRGLSVMEMSHRSDEFVAIAEKAEADLRELLEIPSNYRVLFMQGGASTQFAGVPLNLLGAGGSANYLYTGIWGKKAIKEAEHLAVGSHVAASSESNGLIAVPRQSAIQLSGDVGYLHYTANETIGGLEFDYIPEVAADGVPLVCDMSSSILSGPLDVSRFGVIYAGAQKNIGPAGLTLVIVREDLLDRARKDCPTMLNWKTAAEANSMFNTPPTYAWYLSGLVFEWLKDEVGGLAAMNAINDRKAQALYAAIDGSDFYSNPIVAENRSRMNVPFVLADERLDKTFLAESEAAGLLNLAGHRSVGGMRASLYNAVPEAAVTALVDFMGDFARRHG is encoded by the coding sequence ATGACACGCAAGTTCAACTTCTGCGCCGGTCCTGCTGCACTGCCGACCGCTGTCCTGGAGCGCGCCCGCGCCGAGATGCTGGATTATCAGGGCCGCGGACTGTCCGTCATGGAGATGAGTCATCGCTCCGACGAATTCGTGGCCATCGCCGAGAAGGCCGAGGCGGACCTGCGCGAACTGCTCGAGATTCCGTCCAACTATCGCGTGTTGTTCATGCAGGGGGGCGCCTCGACCCAGTTTGCGGGTGTGCCGCTGAACCTGCTGGGCGCGGGTGGCAGTGCCAACTATCTGTATACCGGTATCTGGGGCAAGAAGGCGATCAAGGAAGCCGAGCATCTGGCGGTGGGCAGCCACGTGGCAGCCTCCAGCGAGAGCAATGGCCTGATCGCCGTGCCGCGCCAGAGCGCGATCCAGCTCTCGGGCGATGTGGGCTATCTGCACTACACCGCCAACGAGACCATCGGCGGCCTCGAGTTCGACTATATCCCCGAGGTGGCAGCGGATGGCGTGCCGCTGGTGTGTGACATGTCGTCTTCCATCCTGTCTGGCCCGCTGGATGTCAGCCGTTTCGGCGTCATCTATGCCGGCGCCCAGAAGAACATCGGTCCGGCGGGGCTGACGCTGGTCATCGTGCGTGAAGATCTGCTCGATCGCGCCCGCAAGGACTGCCCGACCATGCTGAACTGGAAGACGGCCGCCGAGGCCAATTCCATGTTCAATACGCCGCCGACCTATGCCTGGTATCTCTCCGGGCTGGTATTCGAGTGGCTCAAGGATGAAGTCGGTGGTCTCGCCGCCATGAACGCGATCAATGATCGCAAGGCGCAGGCACTCTACGCGGCCATCGATGGCAGCGACTTCTATTCCAACCCGATCGTCGCCGAGAACCGCTCACGCATGAACGTGCCGTTCGTGCTGGCCGATGAGCGTCTCGACAAGACCTTCCTCGCCGAGTCCGAAGCGGCGGGTCTGTTGAATCTGGCCGGTCACCGCAGCGTCGGTGGCATGCGTGCCAGCCTCTACAATGCCGTGCCGGAAGCTGCCGTCACTGCGCTGGTGGACTTCATGGGCGACTTCGCGCGCCGTCACGGCTAA